The Pochonia chlamydosporia 170 chromosome 1, whole genome shotgun sequence genome window below encodes:
- a CDS encoding plectin/S10 domain-containing protein (similar to Beauveria bassiana ARSEF 2860 XP_008598812.1), with the protein MLIPKADRKKIHEYLFREGVLVAQKDFNLPKHPDIDTKNLFVIKACQSLNSRGYVKTQFSWQYYYYTLTPEGLDYLREWLHLPAEIVPATHIKQQRSHAPPRGMLGEEERQRRPFGRGRGGDRGDREGGYRRRDAGEGKEGGAPGEFAPQFRSGAGRGAGRGAPPS; encoded by the exons ATGTTGATTCCCAAGGCCGACCGCAAGAAGATCCACGAG TACCTCTTCCGTGAGGGTGTCCTCGTGGCCCAGAAGGACTTCAACCTCCCCAAGCACCCGGACATCGACACCAAGAACCTGTTCGTCATCAAGGCCTGCCAGTCCCTCAACTCCCGCGGCTATGTCAAGACTCAGTTCTCGTGGCAATACTACTACTACACCTTGACGCCCGAGGGCCTCGACTACCTCCGCGAGTGGCTGCACCTGCCCGCCGAGATCGTCCCCGCTACCCAcatcaagcagcagcgaTCGCACGCTCCTCCCCGCGGTATgctcggcgaggaagagCGCCAGCGACGACCTTTcggccgtggccgtggcggCGACCGTGGTGACCGCGAGGGTGGCTACCGACGACGTGATGCTGGTGAGGGCAAGGAGGGTGGTGCTCCTGGTGAATTCGCTCCTCAGTT CCGCAGCGGTGCTGGCCGTGGCGCTGGCCGCGGTGCTCCCCCCTCTTAA